CTTTGCTTCATTTAATGTCCCATAGGGACAACATATTGGTAGAAATAAATATCATACAAATAATGTCCCATAGGGACAACATATTGGTAGAAATAAATATCATACAAATAATGTCCCATAGGGACAACATATTGGTAGAAATAAATATCATACAAATAATGTCCCATAGGGACAATATATTGGTAGAATTTTTCCACAAATTTTCTACCAATATATCGTTCCTACGGAACTGATTGATTTGTCTATCTATTCCTACCGATATTATGTTCCTAACGGAACGATTATTCTCATGCCTTATTTATGGGTATTATCCTATGTAGACTTCCAGTTAATAACCGCTGTAATTGTTTTTAAGCCTTTTTAAACACCGAAAAACGCGAAAAACACGAAAAAAAGATATTTTTCTCTCTGTTTCTCTGCGTCTCTGCGGTAAAGGATTACCTGAACGGTTACAATAAAACTCATTGACAATAAATATTCATTATGATATAATAAACAGAGGAGGAAGGGAAAGATGTTTGGGAGTTTATTAAAAAAGATTTTTGGGACTAAAAAAGAGCGGGATTTTCGTCGGCTAATGCCTTTAGCTGAAGAAATTACTGCATTAGAACCAGCAATTACTCAATTATCTGATGCCCAGTTACAGGCAAAAACAGATGAATTTAAAAAAAGATTAGCCGAGGGCGAAACATTGGAAGATATTTTATTCGAGGCATTTGCCGTGGTGCGTGAAGTTGGGAAACGCACCATTAATATGCGACATTTTGATGTGCAATTAATTGGTGGGATAGTCTTACACGAAGGTAAAATTGCCGAGATGAAAACAGGTGAAGGGAAAACTTTAGTCGCCACTCTACCCGCATACCTGAACGCATTGACAGGCAAAGGCGTCCATATCGTTACGGTTAATGATTATTTAGCCAAAAGAGACCGCGAATGGATGGGACCAATCTACGAATTTTTAGGTCTTAGCGTAGGGGTCATTCAGCATGATTTGAATTTTCGAGAGCGACAACAGGCTTATAGCTGTGATATTACCTACGGCACAAATAATGAGTTTGGTTTTGATTACCTCCGAGATAATATGGTTGGACATAAAGACCTGAAGGTGCAACGAGGCCATTATTTTGCCATTGTGGACGAGGTAGATTCTATATTAATCGATGAGGCAAGAACACCACTTATTATCTCAGGCCCAGCCGAAGAATCTACGGATAAATACTATAAAGTTGATAAAATTATCCCTTACCTTCGTAAGGAAACTGATTATCAGGTTGATGAAAAACTTCGCACGGCTAATTTAACTGAAGAAGGGGTAACAAAGGTAGAAAAATTACTTAAGGTAAAAAATCTTTATGAACCGAGTAATATAGATTTATCCCATCATGTTGTTCAGGCACTAAAAGCCCATACATTATTCCAGCGAGATGTCGAGTATATGGTTAAAGATGGTGAAGTGGTAATTATAGACGAATTTACTGGTCGGTTGATGCCCGGTCGCAGATACTCAGAAGGACTTCATCAAGCCCTTGAGGCAAAAGAGGCTCTCCGCGTCAGACAGGAAAATCAAACCCTGGCTACGATTACCTTCCAGAATTACTTCCGAATGTATGAAAAATTAGCCGGAATGACCGGAACAGCAGATACAGAGGCAGAAGAATTTGATAAGATTTATAAATTAGAAGTAGTCGTTATTCCAACTAATAAATCCCTGATTCGCACCGAGTATCCGGATGTTATTTATAAAACAGAAAAAGCGAAATTCAAAGCCGTTATTCAGGAAATCGTAGAGTTATATAAAGCCGGCAGACCGGTGTTGGTCGGAACTATCTCTGTAGAAAAGTCAGAACGGCTCAGTGCCCTGCTAAAAAAAGAGGCTATCCCTCATCAGGTGCTTAATGCTAAATATCATGAAATGGAGGCACACATAGTTGCCCAGGCTGGACATAAAAAAGCAGTAACTATTGCCACAAATATGGCTGGTAGAGGAACAGATATTGTCCTTGGCGGTAATCCACCAGATCCAAAAGAACACGATGAAGTCGTCAAATCAGGCGGGTTACATATTCTCGGTACTGAGCGGCATGAATCAAGAAGAATTGATAACCAACTTCGGGGTCGGGCTGGAAGACAGGGAGACCCAGGCTCATCTAAATTTTATCTTTCATTAGAAGATGATTTGATGCGAATATTTGGTTCTGAGAAAATTCAAGGGATTATGGAAACTCTGGGGTTAGGAGAAGACGATGTGATTGAACATCCCTGGATTACTACCGCAATTGAACGAGCCCAAAAACAGGTGGAAGGCCATAATTTTGACATCCGGAAAAGATTATTAGAATTCGATGATGTCATGAATCAGCAAAGAACCATTATTTATCAAGAAAGGGATAGAATTTTAAACGAAGAAAGTATCTCAGAACATATCCAGGAAATAATTGATGAAGTTATGGATGACACCATTTATTCTTACGCTAATGAAAAAGACCATCCCAGTGATTGGAATAAAGAGGGTTTAATGAATGGATTATATCAAGTTTTTGGGATAATAATGGACTTAAGTAATGTGCAAAACTTTGATGACCTGAAAGAAATGGTAACTTCCACAATTAAAGAGGTCTATAAAGAAAGAGAGGATTTAATTGGAAAAGAACAGATGGACCAACTTCAACGAAGCATTATGCTTCATGTGCTTGATGCCCATTGGAAAGACCATCTCCATAATATGGACTATCTTCGCGAAGGAATTAATTTACGCGCCTATGGACAAAAAGACCCATTAGTTGAATATCGGCATGAAAGCTATCGAATGTTTGACGCATTAATTGTCAAGGTTAAAGAGGAGGCAGTCGGATACCTCTTTAAAGTTCAAATAGTGGCAAACCCTGTCCTCCAGCAAAGACCTGTTCAAATGGTAGAAAGAAGAGAAACCATCCCGACAAAACATCCCCAAAAGCAAAAAGAAATACCAATAATAGAAGAAAAACATAAACTGGGCAGAAATGACCCCTGTCCTTGTGGCAGTGGCAAGAAATACAAAAAATGCTGTCTGGAAAAGGGTAACCGTTCAGGTGGTAATTTACCGTAGAGACGCAGAGAAACAGAGAAGACATGGAAATAAATCAGATCACAGAAAAGATTATTGAGGTAATCTTTGTAATACATAGGACATCAAAACCAAATTTGTTAATCAATCATGATATGTCAGTCCTAAAAAGTTTGCTCTGATGAAAATCAGAGATGGAATGAAACGTATGACAAATAGTTTTTAATTTTTTTCTCTGCGTCTCTGCGTCTCTGCGGTGAACGGTTACGGAAAAGGCAACTGTTTAAATGTCCGTGTAAATAAGGGAAAATGAAAACTGATTTAAGAAAGGCAATCTTAGCCAGAAGAGATTTGTTAACTATCCAGGAGATAACCGCAAAAAGTTTTAAGATAAAAGGAAGGCTTTTTGATTTAGCAGAATTTAAAGAGTCAGCCTTTGTCTGTTTTTATGTCTCTTTTAAAAGTGAAGTCCAGACACATCAGATGATTAAAGAGACATTAATGCTGAATAAAAAAGTTGCGGTGCCAATCGTCGAACGAAACAAAAGTTTATCTCTTTGTGAATTAAAGGATTTTGATAAAGAGCTGGAAGTCGGTAAATTTGGAATTTTAGAGTCAAAACTTGAATATCGAAGACCGGTAGATTTATCAAAAGTAAAGTTAGTGATTGTTCCGGGGGTAGTTTTTGATAAAAACGGCAATCGCATTGGTTATGGAGGAGGCTATTACGATAATTTATTAAGCAAGATGTGCGGTATTCCTTTTATTGGTTTAGCATATGAATTGCAAATTGTGAATGATGTGCCTGCAGAAGACCGAGATATCCCGGTGCATAAAATTATTACGGAAAACAGAGTTATAAATAGGACATAAAGGAGAGAATATGTCTAAATTAACCCATTTTGACAAACAGGGACAACCCAGGATGGTTGATGTCAGTCAGAAGGATGTAACTTCACGAATAGCCATCGCCAGAGCAAAGGTTTTGATGAAAAAAGAAACTATTGAGCTCATTTGTAATAAAAAGATACAAAAAGGCGATGTATTAAGTGTTGCCGCAACTGCCGGGATTTTAGCCGCTAAAAAAACATCCGAATTAATCCCTATGTGTCATCCATTAATGATAGAATCTGCTGATATTAGGTTTAATCTAAATGAGACTGACATAGAAATAGAGGCACAGGTTACTGTCTGGGCTAAAACAGGCGTAGAAATGGAGGTTTTAACCGCAGTTTCTATTGCCGCCTTGACTATCTATGATATGTGTAAGTCCGTTGACCGCGAAATGACTATTTCAGAGATACAATTGATTAAAAAAGCAGGCGGTAAAAGCGGAATATGGAAAAGGATATAAAAAACACCTTATTTTATCAAGATGGATATTCATAAGGAATAATGCTAATGGCGAATAAAAATTTACCTATTGGTATCTTTGACTCTGGAGTTGGTGGGTTGACGGTAGCGGCTGAAATAATGAAAACCTTACCTTCAGAAGATATAATCTATTTTGGTGATTTAGCCCGAACCCCTTATGGCTCAAAATCTCAAGAAACTGTCCGCAGATTTTCCCTTGAGATTGCTAACTTTCTTATCGAACAGCAGGTGAAAATGATTGTCGTTGCCTGTAATACTGCATCATCTTTAGCCTTAGGTGTATTAAAAGAAAGATTTAGCCTGCCAATTATCGGTGTCATCCAGGCTGGTGTTTTGAAGGCAATAAAGATAAGTCGGTCTAAAAGAATAGGTGTGATTGGCACTCAAGCTACCATTTCCAGCAATGCCTACCTTGAGGCAATTAAAGCCATAGACCCCACCATTCAGGTCACAAATCAACCCTGCCCTTTATTTGTGCCATTAGTAGAAGAAGGTTGGTTTGAACATAAAGTAACTAAATTAGTGGCACAAGACTATTTTACCCCATTAAAAAACAATCAAATAGACACACTAATTTTAGGCTGCACACATTATCCATTCTTAAAAAACATCTTACAAGAAATTATGGGGAATGAAGTCGTATTGGTTGATTCCGCAATTGAAGTTGCCTTCCAGACAAAAAAGGTATTAGAGGAAAATAACTTACTTTGTAACCAAAATCCTACCCCTGTCTATAAATTTTATGTCAGCGACGCCTCTTCAAAATTTGTCGAAATAGGTAAAAGATTATTAGGTGAAAAAATTGGGGTAGTAAAGCAGGTTGAAATAGGAACTATGTAAGATAAAGCCGCAACCTGTTTAGCGTGGTCAGAGAACAAAAGGGAAAGTATTGAGTTATTACAAAACTATTTGAAATACAATAAGTTTTGTAATACAAAATTAAAAATTAAATATTAAAATGCAAAATGACATATCAAATATCATATCAAAAATCAAAGAGCAAATATCAAAATTAAGGAATTCTTTTATTCTTATTTTTGATTTTTAATATTTAATATTTGATTTTTTGTAACCGTTCAGGCTATATATCAAAAGTGTAAGAAAGGGGATAAGGAGATAAGAGTGATATGGAGATAAGATAATAGAAATAGATTGAAATTTATAGAAATAGGTAGAAATTGATTGTGGAAAACAACAAATTTCCATAAATTTCTATTAGTTTCTATTAATTTCAATTTTTTTAATAATATCTCCCTATCTCCTTAATCTCCACATCTCCTTTTGTTACACCACCTGAACGCTTACCAGAAAAGATTATTGAGGTAATCATTGTCATACATAGGACATCAAAACCAAATTATTAATCAATCATGAGATGTCGGGCCTCAAAAGCTTGCTCTGATGAAAATCAGGAATGGAATGAAGCGTATGGTAAATAGTTTTTAATTTTTTCTCTGCGTCTCTGTGTCTCTGCGGTGAACGGTTACGAATTTTTTTATAAGACCGCAATGACAATTTTAACCTTATCTGCCTCTTTTATCACCGCATCTTTATTTACAATTAATACCTTTTCTGACTCTAGGGCTAAAACCGTTGCTTTTGCCTTAATCATTGTTTTAATCGTTGAAATACCAACTGTGGGAATATCAAATCGAATATCATGGTCAGATTTAGATGTTTTAGCCACAACTAATCCCTCTTGACCAAAACTACCAGCCCTTAAAATTGTCTCATCCGTGCCTTCTATTGCCTCTACAGCTAAAACCACTCTATCTTTGACAACAACTGACTGGCCAATGTTTAGAGAGGCAATACTTTTCGCCATCAAAAGACCATATTCAATATCGAGCCATTGCTCTTGTGTTGGCTGCATCCGGGTTAATATGCCTTTTTGAGCTAATAAATCTGACAGATATTGCCTTTGGTCCAAAACCAAAAGACCATCATTTGCAAGTTCATCTATTATTGCTTTCATAATGGCGTTATCATCTCTGGCTTTTAATTTAGACAATAGACCAATTGCTCTATTGTCTAACTTTGATTTATCAAAGATTATTTCTTTATCAACCTTACCAATCATAAAAATCTCTTTTATGCCTTCTTGAATTAATGTCTCAATTATTGTCTGCATCTGACCAATTTCAAAGGAATAGAATTTATTGGCAATTGCCTGCAGTTCATTTTGTTCATCTTTAACCAGGCTAATGATAACAAGTTCAATATTTTGTTTTTTTATTTGTTGAGCTAAAATCACAGGTAAATTACCTCTGCCAGTAATCAGTCCCATCTTTTTATGAGAAACCAACTAAACCACCATCCTTTCTAAATACGGTATGTATAATATTTTAAAGGTTCCTATCAATATGTGGTTTCTACGGAATTGGTTGATTGTCTATGGTTTTCTACCAATATTATCTTCCTCACTAACTTTATACTTTCAAAAAATCCAATCTTCCCCTTCCTACACTTCATTTGGGCAAAATAATTACTTTATTTTTTATTAAAGAAAACTGGTGATTATGCCGATTATATATATTATGCGAGAAAGTGGCTTTATTTTTATTTGCGGCGCAATCTTTTATCTTTGCGTTACCTTAAATTATCCTATTCTGGATATATTACTTAATCCGGCTAAAGCGGCCAATAATAGACCCATTAACTTAAAATGTGACGACTTACTCCTTACTTCTACTGTCAAAACTCATCAGTGGCAAATAACTCCAGTAAAGAATCAATCTGAAAAATCAAATTCCGTAAACTCCCCTCAAAAAACTAATCCTATCCTTCAGCAGGAGAAAAAAACTTTCATAACTCATATTGTTAAACCAGGGGATACCTTATACAAGATTTCAAATAAATATAATGTTTCTCCAGGAACTATTTGTAAATTAAATAAGTTAAAAGGAAATAGCATCCTTTCTGTTGGGATGGAATTAAAGATAGTGAATAGAAGTTAGAAAGTAACTATTCAGCCACAGATGGACACGGATGAAACACTGAAAATTCGTAATCCGTGTTCGTAATTAGGCTGAAGGCTTTTCCTCCTATTATCCTCTGCCTTCTGCCCTCTGCCTTCTGCCCTCTGCCCTCTGTATTTATCCGTGCTAATCCGTGTTAATCAGTGGTTGATAAATCTTTGATTACTGCCTTTCGCATTATCTCAACTGGTGCTTTTTTACCTGTCCACATCTCAAATGCGAGTGCTCCTTGATGAACCAACATTCCGAGCCCATTTTGTGTTTTGCATCCTTTTTCGCGGGCTACTTTAAGAAGCAGGGTTTGAACTGGTTTGTAGATGATGTCATAAACTACCTGCCGGGAAGAAAGCCAATCTGGATTAATTAATAAGGGGTCATTTCTCGACATACCACAGGGTGTCGCATTGATGAGTATATCGCTATCTTTAATATTATCTTCAAATTCTTTATCTTCTAATCTCACGGTCTCAATACATAATTTGGGAAAATAATGTTTAATCTGTGTCGTGAGTGTTTCTGCCTTAACCACATCTTTATCCATAAAAGTTATTCTTTTGATTCCTGATTTAGCCAATGAGAAGCCGATTGCCCGTGCCGCTCCGCCGGCACCTAAAATAAAAACCTTTTTATCCGCAGGGTCAACATTCATCTCTTCGATAAGTGAGGCAACAAATCCCTTCCCATCCGTATTATCTCCAATTAGTTTTCCGTCATCCACACAAATAGTATTTACTGCTCCAATTAAACCTGCCTCATAGGAAAACTTATCTAAATACTTCATTACCACTTCTTTGTAAGGTATGGTTACATTTGCTCCAGAAATATTTAAGCCTAACAAACCATTAATGGCTAAATTCAGGTTTTCTGGTTTGACTTTAAATGGTAGATAGACAAAGTTCAGGTTTAATTCTTTAAATGCGGCATTATGCATCAGGGGGGATAAGGTATAATCTATGGGATAACCAATTAATCCAACTATCTTTGTTAAGGCGTTGATATTCATTTTTGTTTCTCGGCTCGGGGTATAAATTGGGATATATCAATTGAGCAGACAAAGCAGTGGTAACTTATTTTCTTCTTAACCTTTTCTCCTTTATCCTGCGATTTGTTGAAGATTATGTTGTTCTCGTTCAAGTATTCTGAGAAATGCCTGGACGACTCCCGGATGAAACTGACTTCCTGAGCCTTTCTTTAATTCATTTATAGCCACATCCAGCGGCAATGCTTTACGGTAAGGTCTATCTGATGTCATCGCATCAAAGGCATCCGCAACCTTAATAATACTTGCATGTAAAGGTATTTTGTCATGGCTTAATCCATCAGGGTAACCCTTGCCATCTATTTGTTCATGGTGAAGTCTGACGGCTAACATTATTATTTCCGGAAATTCTACAGGTCCCAGAATTTTAGCACTAATCATTGGATGTTCCTTGATGACACGCCATTCATCTTCATCTAATTTACCAGGTTTGAGAAGCACATCTTCTTTTATCCCAATTTTACCTATGTCATGGAGAAGTGCGGCAATTTCAAGCGATTCTATATCTTCTTCCGTGAGTTCTAATTCTCTGGCTATATCTAATGTATATTTAACTACTGATTCAGAATGTCCTTTAGTATAGGGGTCTTTAGCATCTACGGCCGCGGCCAATGCCTTAACGGTGCGCAGGAAACTATTATGTATTTCTTCATGTAATTTGGCATTTGAAACCGCTATAGCCGCCTGGTCGGCAATAGCCGAAAGTAAATTTACCTGGTCTTGTGTATATCTTTGGCGCCGTGTAGAATATACCGTCAGGACTCCAATTGATTCTTCCTTCACCACTAATGGAATACATAATAATGAATTTACACCTTCTTTAGCCACATATTCAGGATGGTAGTATTTTTTATCATTAGGGACATCAGTGATAATCACTGGTTTTCGTTCTTGAAGTGCCTCCTCACTTATGGTTTTGCGTTGACCAATGGTTGTTCCTTTTTCATTAAAATACTCTTGCATTAAACCATAAGAGGCATTTAATACTATTTCCCTTTCTTCTCCAATCAGTCTTAAAGAGCAAATGGATGCTTCCATAAGTCTTGCGGCTACCTCTAAAATTAAGGTTAAAACCTTCTCTAAATCTAAAGTAGAAGAAATCGTCTTACCTACCTCAAATAATGTGGATAATTCACTTACCTTTTGTTTCATTCCGCGGTATAATCGAGCATTTTCTAAGGAAATAGCCACTGTATTGGCTAAAGTAGATAACACCCTTAAATTATCTTGATTAAATGCTTGCTCTTCAACACGGCAGATATTAAAGATACCAATTACATTCCCTCGAACGACTAATGGAAATGCAAGGAATGATTCAAACTTTTTCCCAATGATAGATTTATCCATTGATTCTCCTATTTTATCTATCGTGGTGATAAGGTGTTCCGGGGTAATTTTAATATCTGAGAGGTTACTAAACATAGAGACTAATTTATCTTTAATCTCACTAATATATTTTTGAGAGAGTTGAGTATTGGTTTTTATCCACAACCAGTTATTTTCGTCATTTTCATAGAGTAGTAGTGCACAAAAATCAAATTTGACTATCTCATGCAGGGTATCTCCAACTAATCTAAATATTTCCTCCTCACTGCGGATAGAATTAAGTGTTTGAGTAATCTCATTTATTTTAGTCAGTTCATTAATTCTTGATTCGGCTTTACTATAAAGTTCTGCATTGGCTATGGCGGAAGCGGCTTGACTGGCGAATAAAGATAAAAGCCCTAAATCTTCACTGGTATAATCTATTGGTTTAATTAGCCGATTAACAGATATGACACCAATGACTTTATCACGAACCGAAAGAGGAACACACATAGCGGATTTTATTCTTTCTTCTTCCCGTATCTTTCTAAAACGCAGGTCAGTTACTTTACCAATAAGGAGTAGAGGTTCTCCTTCTTTTGCCACTGTCCCGGCAATCCCATCACCTAATTTTATCCTGGTATTTGAAATTACCTCAGGTGAAAGCCCTCTGGCGATACTTATTGTTAATTCTCCTTTTTCTTCATTAAGTAACATTATTGAGCCTGTATCAGCTTCTAACTGAGATATGCAGGCATCCATAATCAAATCAAGCAGTTCATCCAGAATAATGGTTGAACCCATTGCTTTACCAATTATATAGAGGCTGGATAATCTCTGGAGTTGTTTATTTTGTTCAATTGTCTCCTCAGACATACTTTATTCCTCCTAAATCTATAGTGAAACGGTAAAAATAAGTTGATATACGAAATGCTAAAATAATCCACAGATTACGATAAATTTATTTTTCTGCAAAAGTTAGGTTGCAAAAGTTCAGTAACCATACAAAAATAAAACCACGGCACTCTTCAAAAAACGAATTTCCTTCCCTTCAATTACAACTCTTTATCTCTAATTCGTCTTCTCCGTGGTTAGATTATGGACACATCATTTCCTTCAGTTCCTTTTTAATTATGCGGCTAATTTCAATTCTCTCCTTATCCCTGTTACCTCATTTTCAAGTCTTAGAATCTTTATTTCCAACTTCTCATACTCATCTCGTCTGACAATTACCTCATATAGTCGGTCAATCCGTTTATTTGTGTCATCTATTCGTATCGTATTTTTAAATATTTCCTCTTTCAATTCTACTCTTAATTCATCAATCCGTTTATTTGTTTCATCAATCCGTTTATTTGTTTCATCAATCCGCATCGTATTTTTAGCTATTTCTTCTTTCAATTCTACTCTCAGAGCATCAATCCGTTTGTTCGTTTCATCAATTCTTCTGCTCTGGTCCACCAGATGGGTATTCATATCATCCAGTCGTTTATTCATCATTGCCAGAGCAGTTTTAATCTGTTCATTTTCTGACTTAATGGCTTGCAAATCAGGCACTATAAGTTCTTGTATAAGTTTTTTTATTGTCTCTGCTATTTCCATCTTTTCCTCTTCAATATTAATTACTGCGGTAATCTCAAAAACTAACCACAGAGAATAAAAGAGGTTAAGAAGTTAAAAGAATAAGAAGTTAAGAAAAAGAGACTTTTAAATCTTAACTTCTCCACCTCTTATCTTCTTAACCTCTTCCCTCTCTCTGTATCCTCTGTGGTTTCTTTCCTCGTAACTATTCACCATTCACAATTTCTTTACTAAATTTCCTTCATAATGGTGAATGGTGAATTGTCAATTGTGAATTGTGAATTATCACTCTTCACGGTGTCAAGCAAACCTGGCCCAAGAGTTCGATGCACCGCTATAGCGCATCCAATGACTCTATTCGATAATTCATCAAATTTCACTTCGTGCTCTCCGTACCCTTCGTGGTGAATAGTTACCTTTCCTCTTTTTTCCTATTTTAACCCTACCATCTGCTCAATTCGGTAACTCTTAGAATTTTGTCATCAAAGAAATTCGATGGGTATCATCCAAATCATCATAATCACAATAGGCATAATCTAAACCAATACCCGTCCCTGGGAATTTAAATCCCGCACCAAAAGTCAGGTCTGATGATTTTAAAGCATCTTTCGTCAGTGTTTTATATCCGGCACGAATGGCCATTATTTCCTTGAACCAATATTCTGTCCCAAGATTAAAGTTTGTATCATTGTCTGAAGGGAAATTAACATCCAGACTTAAGGTCAATGCCTTATCTAATAATTTATAGGCACCACCT
This sequence is a window from bacterium. Protein-coding genes within it:
- the secA gene encoding preprotein translocase subunit SecA encodes the protein MFGSLLKKIFGTKKERDFRRLMPLAEEITALEPAITQLSDAQLQAKTDEFKKRLAEGETLEDILFEAFAVVREVGKRTINMRHFDVQLIGGIVLHEGKIAEMKTGEGKTLVATLPAYLNALTGKGVHIVTVNDYLAKRDREWMGPIYEFLGLSVGVIQHDLNFRERQQAYSCDITYGTNNEFGFDYLRDNMVGHKDLKVQRGHYFAIVDEVDSILIDEARTPLIISGPAEESTDKYYKVDKIIPYLRKETDYQVDEKLRTANLTEEGVTKVEKLLKVKNLYEPSNIDLSHHVVQALKAHTLFQRDVEYMVKDGEVVIIDEFTGRLMPGRRYSEGLHQALEAKEALRVRQENQTLATITFQNYFRMYEKLAGMTGTADTEAEEFDKIYKLEVVVIPTNKSLIRTEYPDVIYKTEKAKFKAVIQEIVELYKAGRPVLVGTISVEKSERLSALLKKEAIPHQVLNAKYHEMEAHIVAQAGHKKAVTIATNMAGRGTDIVLGGNPPDPKEHDEVVKSGGLHILGTERHESRRIDNQLRGRAGRQGDPGSSKFYLSLEDDLMRIFGSEKIQGIMETLGLGEDDVIEHPWITTAIERAQKQVEGHNFDIRKRLLEFDDVMNQQRTIIYQERDRILNEESISEHIQEIIDEVMDDTIYSYANEKDHPSDWNKEGLMNGLYQVFGIIMDLSNVQNFDDLKEMVTSTIKEVYKEREDLIGKEQMDQLQRSIMLHVLDAHWKDHLHNMDYLREGINLRAYGQKDPLVEYRHESYRMFDALIVKVKEEAVGYLFKVQIVANPVLQQRPVQMVERRETIPTKHPQKQKEIPIIEEKHKLGRNDPCPCGSGKKYKKCCLEKGNRSGGNLP
- the moaC gene encoding cyclic pyranopterin monophosphate synthase MoaC, whose amino-acid sequence is MSKLTHFDKQGQPRMVDVSQKDVTSRIAIARAKVLMKKETIELICNKKIQKGDVLSVAATAGILAAKKTSELIPMCHPLMIESADIRFNLNETDIEIEAQVTVWAKTGVEMEVLTAVSIAALTIYDMCKSVDREMTISEIQLIKKAGGKSGIWKRI
- a CDS encoding shikimate dehydrogenase gives rise to the protein MNINALTKIVGLIGYPIDYTLSPLMHNAAFKELNLNFVYLPFKVKPENLNLAINGLLGLNISGANVTIPYKEVVMKYLDKFSYEAGLIGAVNTICVDDGKLIGDNTDGKGFVASLIEEMNVDPADKKVFILGAGGAARAIGFSLAKSGIKRITFMDKDVVKAETLTTQIKHYFPKLCIETVRLEDKEFEDNIKDSDILINATPCGMSRNDPLLINPDWLSSRQVVYDIIYKPVQTLLLKVAREKGCKTQNGLGMLVHQGALAFEMWTGKKAPVEIMRKAVIKDLSTTD
- the murI gene encoding glutamate racemase codes for the protein MANKNLPIGIFDSGVGGLTVAAEIMKTLPSEDIIYFGDLARTPYGSKSQETVRRFSLEIANFLIEQQVKMIVVACNTASSLALGVLKERFSLPIIGVIQAGVLKAIKISRSKRIGVIGTQATISSNAYLEAIKAIDPTIQVTNQPCPLFVPLVEEGWFEHKVTKLVAQDYFTPLKNNQIDTLILGCTHYPFLKNILQEIMGNEVVLVDSAIEVAFQTKKVLEENNLLCNQNPTPVYKFYVSDASSKFVEIGKRLLGEKIGVVKQVEIGTM
- a CDS encoding GAF domain-containing protein; protein product: MSEETIEQNKQLQRLSSLYIIGKAMGSTIILDELLDLIMDACISQLEADTGSIMLLNEEKGELTISIARGLSPEVISNTRIKLGDGIAGTVAKEGEPLLLIGKVTDLRFRKIREEERIKSAMCVPLSVRDKVIGVISVNRLIKPIDYTSEDLGLLSLFASQAASAIANAELYSKAESRINELTKINEITQTLNSIRSEEEIFRLVGDTLHEIVKFDFCALLLYENDENNWLWIKTNTQLSQKYISEIKDKLVSMFSNLSDIKITPEHLITTIDKIGESMDKSIIGKKFESFLAFPLVVRGNVIGIFNICRVEEQAFNQDNLRVLSTLANTVAISLENARLYRGMKQKVSELSTLFEVGKTISSTLDLEKVLTLILEVAARLMEASICSLRLIGEEREIVLNASYGLMQEYFNEKGTTIGQRKTISEEALQERKPVIITDVPNDKKYYHPEYVAKEGVNSLLCIPLVVKEESIGVLTVYSTRRQRYTQDQVNLLSAIADQAAIAVSNAKLHEEIHNSFLRTVKALAAAVDAKDPYTKGHSESVVKYTLDIARELELTEEDIESLEIAALLHDIGKIGIKEDVLLKPGKLDEDEWRVIKEHPMISAKILGPVEFPEIIMLAVRLHHEQIDGKGYPDGLSHDKIPLHASIIKVADAFDAMTSDRPYRKALPLDVAINELKKGSGSQFHPGVVQAFLRILEREQHNLQQIAG
- a CDS encoding LysM peptidoglycan-binding domain-containing protein, which gives rise to MPIIYIMRESGFIFICGAIFYLCVTLNYPILDILLNPAKAANNRPINLKCDDLLLTSTVKTHQWQITPVKNQSEKSNSVNSPQKTNPILQQEKKTFITHIVKPGDTLYKISNKYNVSPGTICKLNKLKGNSILSVGMELKIVNRS
- a CDS encoding 5-formyltetrahydrofolate cyclo-ligase, whose product is MKTDLRKAILARRDLLTIQEITAKSFKIKGRLFDLAEFKESAFVCFYVSFKSEVQTHQMIKETLMLNKKVAVPIVERNKSLSLCELKDFDKELEVGKFGILESKLEYRRPVDLSKVKLVIVPGVVFDKNGNRIGYGGGYYDNLLSKMCGIPFIGLAYELQIVNDVPAEDRDIPVHKIITENRVINRT
- the lpxI gene encoding UDP-2,3-diacylglucosamine diphosphatase LpxI (LpxI, functionally equivalent to LpxH, replaces it in LPS biosynthesis in a minority of bacteria.), with amino-acid sequence MVSHKKMGLITGRGNLPVILAQQIKKQNIELVIISLVKDEQNELQAIANKFYSFEIGQMQTIIETLIQEGIKEIFMIGKVDKEIIFDKSKLDNRAIGLLSKLKARDDNAIMKAIIDELANDGLLVLDQRQYLSDLLAQKGILTRMQPTQEQWLDIEYGLLMAKSIASLNIGQSVVVKDRVVLAVEAIEGTDETILRAGSFGQEGLVVAKTSKSDHDIRFDIPTVGISTIKTMIKAKATVLALESEKVLIVNKDAVIKEADKVKIVIAVL